ACCTTAGAGCCGAAAGCAGGCAGATAATGCCATGAGGAACACGCACACTAGCTTCAATTAAACTTTGATTTTCCGTTAAATCTCCGGTGGGAAGAGTGTAAATGCCACGTCCTGAGCGCACTATGAGCTCCTGATTTTCTAAAAGTCGCAGATACTCCTGATGAATGCCCATTTCTCTAAGATCTTTTGAGCGAACAATTCCATTCTTGACCAGGATGGACATAACTTGAGCAGTTTTTGATGAGTTCATTATCAAATGATTGTTACTTCTTTTTTGACAAAACGTCAGTACCTATTATTATAAACCTGCATTTTGTCAAAATTCAGGTCTGATTGATGTTTACAGTAAGCAACAATCTAGCGAGTTGCCAATACTTAAGTAATCTAGACCATGGTACAAAACCATTCACGTTTCTAGAGTATATAATAGGTAGAAACCACTAGCAACAATTATCCGAGCTTAACACTATGGCATCAACAACAGAGGTAAAACAATATCTAGCCTACTGGTTTCAGTTAGGTAAAGGGGTAGTTGTCGGCAATAGTGAGAAAACGCTTTTACCTAATAGAGTTTACGAGGGCGATCGCTACTCCCGGGAATTTGAAACTTGTTGGCAACAAATCAGTACCTTAAACCCAGCAGAAACACATCTCGAGGGTACTAACCAAAGCATCGAACAACTGTTATCACCTCAGTGGGATATTAACTCCTGCGCTCGTTGTGAAATGCCAGTCCCCGCGATTGTAGTTGGGCTGACCAATCCTGGTTGTCCCTGTGATGATTTGGACAGTTGGCCCAATTCAGAACTACCCAGTCCTCGATCTGCTGTAAGCAACCAAAAACATTTAAATAACCTCACTCAACGCTTAGAAGCGAAAGAATCAGAAGCTTAAACCTCGCTTAGCTGGCGATTTCTAGGAATTTCATAGCTCAGAAAGTCATGGGCTAGTTTGGTGTTCGGGAAAATTGCCCGAGCTTCTGCTAATAAATCATCTAAACTCAGTGCGTTAGCGGGTCCATAGCGGGGGCTAAAGTGCGTTATTAATAAGAGTTTGACTTGTGCCGCTAGTGCTACTTGTGCCGCCATAGTAGAGGTAGAATGTAGGCGCTCAAAAGCCATCTGAGCGTCTTGGTGGGCGAAGGTAGCTTCATGGATTAAGACATCAGCCTTTTGGGCTAATTCTATCGCTGTTTCGCAGAAAACTGTATCGGTGCAATAGACGAACTTTCTGCCAACTTCTGTAGTACCACATAATTGTTGTCCGTAAACAATACGCCCATCAGGGAGATTTACTATTTCTCCTCGTTTGAGTTTACTGTATATCGGACCCGGGGGAATGCCCAGAGCTTTGGCTTTTTCGAGATTAAATTTGCCAGGCCTGTCTTTTTCTGTAATACGGTAACCGTAGGCAGGAATGCGATGTTTAAGTAGTTGACAACTGACAGTAAACTCCTCATCTTCGTAGACTAATCCCGGTTTGACTGTATGTACCTGAATAGGATAGGAAAAATGAGTATGGGAATATTTAGTACAAGCACGCAGATAGGGCTCTAGTCCTTCTGGTCCATAAATATCGATTCCTTGGGCGTGTCCCGCCATACCACAA
Above is a window of Gloeocapsa sp. PCC 73106 DNA encoding:
- a CDS encoding ribonuclease Z, whose product is MEITFLGTSSGVPTRSRNVSSVALRLPQRAEIWLFDCGEGTQHQVLRSDLKISQLQRIFITHLHGDHIFGLMGLLASCGMAGHAQGIDIYGPEGLEPYLRACTKYSHTHFSYPIQVHTVKPGLVYEDEEFTVSCQLLKHRIPAYGYRITEKDRPGKFNLEKAKALGIPPGPIYSKLKRGEIVNLPDGRIVYGQQLCGTTEVGRKFVYCTDTVFCETAIELAQKADVLIHEATFAHQDAQMAFERLHSTSTMAAQVALAAQVKLLLITHFSPRYGPANALSLDDLLAEARAIFPNTKLAHDFLSYEIPRNRQLSEV